Proteins encoded by one window of Nicotiana tabacum cultivar K326 chromosome 10, ASM71507v2, whole genome shotgun sequence:
- the LOC107779379 gene encoding uncharacterized protein LOC107779379 codes for MYRSAAKWLLPAVYRRLNSRPELAISPIRTLTANNSTRFMTSAATGNITDQNPTLANPIPADSIPVDYTASSSFKEEERTHHHEQSSSRSKRPKAHYKDEEARVLSASLPHVLRLGWTETAMISGARDVGVSPSIVGSFPRKEAALVEYFMDECLERLIDIIESAEDLKNLIPSERVAKLVRIRLETQAPYISKWAQALSIQAQPLNVPTSFKQRAILVDEIWHAVGDDASEIDWYVKRTVLGGIYSTTELYMLTDSSPDFRDTWAFLDARVKDAFDLKKTAQEAQRLAEAVGAGMGGSLQGFMQRVFTR; via the exons ATGTATCGATCGGCGGCGAAGTGGTTACTGCCGGCAGTTTACCGCCGGCTTAACAGTCGGCCGGAACTTGCAATATCGCCTATTCGAACCCTAACAGCAAACAATTCCACTCGATTTATGACTTCAGCTGCCACCGGAAACATAACGGATCAGAACCCTACTCTGGCTAACCCTATTCCAGCTGACTCTATTCCGGTTGACTATACGGCGTCGTCATCGTTCAAGGAAGAAGAAAGGACACATCATCATGAACAATCGAGCTCGAGATCAAAGCGACCTAAAGCTCATTACAAGGACGAAGAAGCACGTGTGCTCAGCGCCTCTCTACCTCACGTG CTTCGGCTAGGATGGACTGAAACAGCCATGATTTCAGGTGCAAGGGACGTTGGGGTGTCGCCTTCCATTGTTGGATCATTTCCTCGGAAAGAAGCTGCACTAGTGGAG TATTTTATGGATGAGTGTCTCGAAAGACTCATCGATATCATTGAATCAGCGGAAGATCTGAAAAACTTGATACCTAGTGAGCGGGTGGCAAAGCTTGTTAGAATTCGCTTGGAAACACAGGCCCCGTACATATCAAAATGGGCCCAAGCTCTCAGTATACAG GCTCAACCCTTGAATGTTCCTACAAGCTTCAAGCAGCGTGCAATTCTGGTTGATGAGATCTGGCATGCTGTTGGTGATGATGCCAGTGAAATTGATTGGTATGTGAAGCGCACTGTCCTAGGTGGAATATACTCCACGACAGAACTATACATGCTGACAGATAGCTCTCCAG ATTTTCGTGATACATGGGCATTCTTGGATGCACGAGTCAAAGATGCATTTGATCTGAAAAAGACTGCTCAAGAG GCACAGCGTTTGGCTGAAGCAGTTGGTGCAGGAATGGGAGGCTCTTTGCAAGGTTTTATGCAGAGGGTCTTCACGCGCTGA